One genomic window of Nicotiana sylvestris chromosome 10, ASM39365v2, whole genome shotgun sequence includes the following:
- the LOC138879371 gene encoding uncharacterized protein yields the protein MTDIMKRKFVALEISGKNYMTWVLDAEIHLDAMGLGDAIKDKTKASTQDSAKALSFLCHHIDEGLKIEYLTVKDPLVLWNGLKERYDNLKITSILKLYGDTITVYDMLEKTFTTFHASNMVLQQQYREKGFKKYSELISLLLVAERNNDLLMRYHEN from the exons atgactgacattatgaaaagaaagttcgttgcccttgaaatttcgggcaagaactatatgacatgggtgttggatgctgaaatccatttagatgcaatgggtcttggagacgccattaaagaCAAAACTAAAGCATCCACGCAAGACTCTGCTAAGGCCTTGAGTTTCTTGTGCCATCATattgatgaagggttgaaaatagaatatctcacagtcaaagatccacttgttttgtggaatggcttaaaggaaagatatgacaacttaaa AATTACTTCTATATTGAAACTTTATGGAGATACTATCACTGTttatgatatgcttgaaaaaacgttcacaacgtttcatgcctccaatatggtcTTGCAACAGCAATACAGAGAGAAAGGTTTCAAGAAGTACTCTGagttgatttctcttctccttGTGGCTGAGCGAAATAACGACTTGCTCATGAGATATCACGAAAATTGA
- the LOC138879369 gene encoding uncharacterized protein translates to MINVPPNELNATSAPWPFTAWGIDIIGPIEPTASNRQRFILVAIDYFTKWVEVVSYKVVTKKVVADFIKDRVVCQFRVPESIVTDNAVNLNNDLMKAMCETSKSNTRIPQPIDLR, encoded by the coding sequence atgataaatgttccaccaaatgagctcaatgcaacaagcgcaccttggccattcaccGCCTGGGGAATAGATatcattggtccgattgagcccactgcttcaaacaggcaaaggtttattctagtagccattgattacttcacaaaatgggtagaggttgtaTCTTACAAAGtagtaaccaagaaagttgtcgcAGACTTTATCAAAGATCGTGTCGTTTGCCAATtcagagttcccgagtccattgttactgataatgctgTCAATCTCAACAATGATTTGATgaaggccatgtgtgaaacttcaaaatcaaacacaagaattccacaacctatagacctcagatga
- the LOC138879370 gene encoding uncharacterized protein: MARKATFHFVVIPHYSYTLTRETPYMLVYGTEVVILDEVEIPSLRIIQEAKLSDVDRGHYEQLALTDGKRMNAVCYDQLSQNRMSRAFNKRVKPSQFAAGQLVLNKIFPHQDEAKGKFSLNW, encoded by the coding sequence aTGGCACGAAAAGCTACCTTTCACTTTGTTGTGATACCACACTACAGTTACACATTAACCAGGGAAACTccttacatgctggtttatggtaccgaagttgtcatcctagatgaggtagaaattccttctttaagaatcatacaggaagctaaaCTTAGCGATGTAGATAGGGGTCattatgaacaattggcccttacagatggaaaaaggatgaatgcagtatgtTACGATCAGCTTtcccagaacagaatgtctagggctttcaacaaaagggtcaaaccaagtcAATTTGCAGCAGGACAGCTAGTACTGAataagatcttcccacatcaagatgaagccaaagggaaattctctctcaACTGGTAA